One region of Penaeus vannamei isolate JL-2024 chromosome 36, ASM4276789v1, whole genome shotgun sequence genomic DNA includes:
- the LOC138859435 gene encoding hemicentin-2-like codes for MEHRAPSILWSVGGTVVGHGGRRNVDLGSDGRSLRIVRAGSENAGVYTCTASNTAGVLDVEVALRVLVPPQIARESGRGQLSDGEEELVTVMEGGHVALQCILLKGTPTPTRHWVVGPEHAEPAHTVVGNGEQLVITRAEEEDSGQYKCIAENPAGSATKVYQLVVQAAPRINVTALPPYVIVLSPGDTGSEILPADGRPRHSHVSASATSSEAQTLVLTCPVTGNPPPRRLWYQGSQALVSSSRVLVGTGGRDLTLVGVGPRDAGTYVCVAVNPAGEAQLSTAVVVVARPELEGDAEVEVAVVEGQDVSFECKVKTNGRSSAAHANYNITWMKDGEELPLNEVPQTRSFERLVMGRRPLPSSDYYYEGEEDFSYAEDVSLLLQDYLEGVSAEATSTPATTPEPVLDAGQEAPLDGWREWRGGRNEDGALPHLRRRDQD; via the exons ATGGAACACAGAG CCCCTTCCATCCTGTGGTCCGTGGGCGGCACCGTTGTAGGCCACGGTGGGCGGCGGAACGTGGATCTGGGCTCGGATGGGCGTTCCCTGAGGATCGTGAGGGCGGGGAGCGAAAACGCGGGCGTCTACACCTGCACTGCGTCCAACACTGCGGGCGTGCTCGATGTGGAGGTTGCTCTTCGGGTCTTGG TCCCCCCCCAGATCGCCAGGGAAAGTGGGCGTGGCCAGCTGTCGGACGGCGAGGAGGAGCTGGTGACCGTGATGGAGGGGGGTCACGTGGCCCTCCAGTGCATCCTGCTGAAGGGCACGCCGACGCCCACGAGGCACTGGGTCGTCGGGCCGGAGCACGCCGAGCCCGCCCACACG GTGGTCGGTAACGGAGAACAGCTGGTCATCACACGTGCAGAGGAAGAGGACTCGGGTCAATACAAGTGTATAGCAGAGAACCCAGCTGGTTCGGCGACCAAGGTGTACCAGCTGGTTGTTCAGGCGGCGCCGAGGATCAACGTGACTGCCCTGCCGCCTTACGTCATCGTGCTCTCTCCTG GTGACACAGGGTCGGAAATACTGCCAGCTGACGGCCGCCCCCGCCACAGCCACGTCAGCGCCTCTGCCACTTCGTCGGAGGCCCAGACGCTCGTCCTCACCTGTCCTGTTACAG gTAACCCTCCCCCTCGACGCCTGTGGTACCAGGGATCGCAGGCCCTCGTGTCCTCCTCGAGAGTCCTCGTAGGAACCGGCGGGCGCGACCTGACCCTGGTGGGCGTAGGACCCAGGGACGCGGGGACGTACGTGTGCGTGGCCGTGAATCCTGCAGGAGAGGCTCAGCTGAGCACCGCTGTCGTGGTCGTCG ctCGTCCGGAACTCGAAGGCGACGCCGAAGTCGAAGTCGCGGTCGTGGAAGGCCAGGACGTCAGTTTCGAATGCAAAGTGAAGACGAACGGGCGCAGTTCGGCCGCCCACGCCAATTACAATATCACGTGGATGAAG GACGGGGAGGAGCTTCCTCTCAACGAAGTCCCGCAGACGAGGTCCTTCGAGCGCCTGGTGATGGGTCGGCGGCCGCTCCCTTCGTCCGATTACTActacgagggcgaggaggacttCAGCTACGCCGAGGACGTGTCCCTCCTGCTGCAGGACTACCTGGAAGGAGTGAGTGCGGAGGCCACGTCGACCCCCGCCACGACGCCAGAGCCCGTACTGGACGCCGGCCAGGAGGCGCCGCTGGACGGGTGGCGGGAGTGGCGCGGCGGCAGGAACGAGGACGGCGCGCTACCACACCTTCGGCGGCGGGACCAGGACTGA